GCAGGATCACAAAGCCGCGTTCGATGGCGACACCGGTCCCAATACCGGGGGCATGGGGGCCTATTCTCCTGCGCCGGTGGTGGACGCCGCGATGCAGCAGCGCATCATGGACACCATCATCACCCCTGCCGTTCAAGGCATGGCCAAGGAGGGACACCCCTTTAAGGGGGTGCTGTTCGCCGGGATCATGATCACCGAGGACGGCCCGAAATTATTGGAATTCAACGTTCGTTTCGGCGATCCCGAATGCCAGGTTTTGATGGCGCGGTTGCACAGCGACGCCCTCGACATGTTGGAGGCCTGCGCCAAGGGGACCTTGGACAAGGTGCTTTTGCGTTGGCGCGAGGAAAGCGCGCTGGTCGTTGTGATGGCCACCAAGGGGTATCCCGGGCGCTATGAAAAAGGCGGCGAGATTAAAGACCTGAAAGCCGCCGCCCATCATCCGGGCGTGGTCGTTTTCCATGCCGGAACGAAGCTCGACGGGGATCGGGTCCTGGTCAACGGCGGGCGCGTGCTGGGCGTCACGGCGCTGGGCAAAACGGTCAAGGAGGCGCAAGTCCGCGCCTATGAAGCGGTGGACAGCATCGATTGGCCCGAAGGTTTTTGCCGTCGCGACATCGGTTGGCGGGCGATCGCGCGCGAAGCCAATGTAAGAAAAACCAAGTCGGCGGCCAAGACGACGGTCAAGCAAAGTTGACGCGATGGACGATCAAACCCGTACCAAACCGGAAGTCGCCGCCTTTCGCGGTCTCGTCGCGCACCTGCACGCGATCACCAGCGGCCATCACGAGGGCTGATTCTCAAAAATTGAGGCGGGTCGAAAACGGCCTGTCCCACCGCCTCTTGCTTCTCCACACCCGGTTTACGATACCCGATTTACGACGTCCGGCATTTGGCGATCCACTTCGCCGTCAATTTTTCCTGCACGCCGTTGAGGCCGAGGCGCTGGTGTAGCGACGGAAAATCGACCCGGTCGAGGTTTTGGTCCTGGTTGAAGCAGGAAAAGACCACGGTTTCCTCGCCGGTTTCGGGGTCTTTGTGCAATTGCAGGCACTGGGCGCAAATTTCCTTCATCATGCACTGCATCGGCGAGTTTATCGACCCGATGGCGACGTGATCGGCTTTCAGGTAGGGCTTGAGCACGCCGTGGCGCGCTTGGGCGACGGCTTGCATCATGCGGTCCGACCCGATCGCGACCAGGCGATCGACATCGCCCATGGGGATCGGCTGCGCGCCCAGCTCGCCCTTGGCGTAGGCGGCCATCGCCGCGACGATGTTGCCGGTGAACGCCGTGTCCTGAGGGCGGTCCGGGTTGGGCGTGAACCCGGGGGCGGTATCCGCGCACCAAACGATGGCGTCGGCGGCGGCCTCGATATTGGGTACGTGATAGCGGTCGTCGGGGCTTTTGTAACCGGCGAAATAGAGGACCTTTGAGCCCGCCTTGCGCAGGGCTTGGCCGATCGAAAAAAGCACGGCATTGCCCAGCCCGCCGCCGGCGAGCAGGACGGTTTCCCCGCCCGGCGTTTCCGTGGGCGTCCCGGTGGGACCCATCAGGACGACCGGCTCGTCGGGTTTCAGGTCCTGGCACAGTGAGGACGATCCGCCCATTTCCAGAACGATCAGCGACACCAGACCGTTATCGACATCGACCCAGGCCCCGGTCAGGGCAAGTCCTTCCATCGCCATGTGGGTTGAATTCTTGACATCGGCCAGGACCTCGAAATTTTGCAGGCGGAAGAACTGTCCCGGCTTGAAGGCCGCCGCCGCCATCGGCGCCTTGACGACGACCTCGACGATATTCGGGGTCAGCCGTTCGACGCGCACCACCCGGGCGCGCAGGCCGTCGTTCAGACGCCGGGCCAGGTCTTCGGGGCCCGGGCCCTCGACGGGACGCTTGCGCAGGACGGTATCGACCACAGGGAAACCCTGCTTGGCGCTGGCCATCGCCTTGACCACATTGCCCGCGAACGAGGGATGCAGATCGCCGAAGAAACTCATCGCCCGACCGTCGTCGCGCACTTCCATCAAGACCTCGACCGCGTCGGGTTTGGCCGAGCGTTCGGGGGTCACGGGCTGTCCATCCTCGCCCACGGCCTGAAAAAACTTGCCGTCCAGTCGGGCGAAGCGATCGTCCTCGCGCGCCAAAACGGTGTTGGGTTGGGTTCCCGCGGCGATGAGAATCGTTCGTGCGGGCAGCACGACGGTTTCGCCGCTGGGTCGGGGTCGGCCGTCCTCGCCGATTTCCTGGCGCGCCAATTTAAGGGCGCGGGCGTAGCCGTGCGCGTCGATCTCGACCGCGCTGGGCGAAAGCAACTCGGCGAAGCGAATGCCCTGTTCGAGCGCCTTTTCGATTTCTTCGTGGTTGAGGGTGTAACTGGGACTGGCGGTCATGCGCCGGCGATAGGCGATGGTCGCTCCGCCCCAGGCGTCCAACAGGGCGTGAATGCGGGTCGATCGGCTCTCGTGGGCGGCGGCGGCGCGTTCTTCGGCGATCGCCGCGCCGTGGCGCAGGAAATCCTCGGCGACGGCGGTTTCCTCGGCGCTCCAACCCTGGCGCACGCCCTCCTCGCCGAGATCGGCGACGAGGGTGTCGTAGCGGTTTTTGAACTTTTCCACCTGGGCGACGTAATAAGCCAGCGCCTCGGTCGCGGTGTCGATGGCGGTCAGGCCGCCGCCGATGACGACGACGGGCAGGCGGACCTGGAGGTTGGCCAACGAATTCATTTTCGCCGCCCCGGTCAACTGTAACGCCATCAGGAAATCCGAGGCCTGACGCACGCCGCGCGCCAGTCCGTTGGGAATGCCCAGTACGGTCGGTTTGCCCGCGCCCATGCACAGGGCGATATGATCGAACCCCATGGCGAAGGCGCTTTCCTTGGTGATTTGCGCACCGAAGCGCACGCCTCCGATGAGAGTGAATCTCTCTCGCCGTTCAACCAGAAGACGCATTATTTTAAGGAAATTTTTATCCCAGCGCACGGTGATGCCGTATTCGGCGACGCCGCCGAAGCCCGCCATGATGCGATCGTCGAGGGGCTCGCGGATGTCGGCGATGTCGCGGATCGGCGCGAAGGGAACGCGGGCGCCTAACGGAGTCACGCCACCGAGTTGGGGGTCGAGAGGCTCCAGCTTGGCCCCGTCGATGGCGATGACGGCGTGCCCTTCGTTAATCAAGTGATGCGATAAGGTCACGCCCGCCGGGCCGGCTCCGACCACGAGAACCTTATAGCCGCTGTCGTCCTTGGGCACGGGGCGGGCGAGGTTGAGCGGATTCCAACGCGTCAACAGGCTGTATATTTCAAAGCCCCAGGGCAGATCGAGGACGTCTTTCAAGGTTCGTGTTTCGACCTGGGGAATATCGACCGGGTCCTGTTTTTGATAGATGCAGGCCTTCATGCAGTCGTTGCAGATGCGGTGGCCGGTCCCCGCGCACAGGGGATTGTCCAGGGTGATCAGCGCCAGGGCGGCGATGGCGTGGCCCGCCGCCTTGGTCTTGTGCATTTCGGAAATGCGCTCCTCCAACGGGCAGCCCGCCAAGGTGATGCCTAGGGGATTGACGGTGAACGCGCCGGTCTTTTTGTCCTTTAATCCCTTGGCGCACGAATCCTTTCCCCGTTCGTGACAGATGACGCAGTAATTGGCTTCGTCCAGCGCGCCGGTCAAATCGCATCCCGGATCGGTAAGGGCGAAACCGGGGCGGTCGTGGATATGTTCGTCCGGGCCGGCCATCGCCGGGACGCCGTTCAAATCCCGCGCGGCGGTTTCGACCAGGTGATCGAAATTTGTTTTCGCCGGGGCGCGGAACACGATGTCGTCGCCATGGCGGGCGCGGCCCGCGGGGGTTTGCATCGCCCACGCCGCGTAGCGCGCCGCCAGGGCCAAGTTTTCGGCATTGGCGGCCTCGTCGTCGAGCCAGCCCATCACCATTTTGGCGAAGGAAAGCTGGGTCAATGGCCCGCCGATCTTCTCGGCCAGGGTGCGTTCCAGGGCCGTCCCGTCGATGTCGGGCAACGCGTCCGCGGGCACCGCCTTGGCGGCGCGGCGCTGCACGAACAGGCGTTTGCAGGCGTACAGCGGGGCCAATTCATGGTGCCGGGCGGCGAGGGCGCGCACCTCGGGGGCGATGGCGAACAACTCGGCGATAAAGTCGTCGAGATGGGGGCCGACGGCGACCAGCAAATCGGCGGTGTCCTTGGCGGTGAGGTCCGCTGGATTTTTACGCGCGTCGAGCAGGGCGCCGTGGAGATCCGGGTCGCCTTGTTTCAGGTGGTCGAGGAAGAGAGCGTCGATGGCGTGAAGGCCGGCCCGGTCGTACAGTGCGGAAAATTCAAGCCCGTGGGCCAGCGCGAGATCAGTCATGTATCGCCCCATCATCGTTAAACTTCGGTCGAACGGATTGTTTGCCAGACGGCGTCGCCCGGCATACGGTATGATCGTTGCGTTTTATAGCGGAGGGCGGCGCTTTTGCAAAGCCGGTTCCACATAAAAACAAAGTAAATTCGCCCTTTACGAAAGGGTTACCGGACGGAAAGGGGCCTTATGCGATGAATGCGCTGGTTTACGCAGGCGACGTCAGCGCCCGGGAATGCTGGGCCACCCTGGAAGATAGCGCCGGTGCGGTGCTGATCGACGTGCGCACGCCCGAGGAATGGGCCTATGTCGGGATCGTCGATCTTGCCGGATTGGCGCGCGACCCGTTGTACGTTCCCTGGCTGACCTATCCGAAAATGGCGCCCAATCCCGACTTCGCCCGCACCCTTACGGAGGCCGTCGGCGCGGACCATGAGCGCCCGCTGTTTTTTCTTTGCCGTTCCGGCCAACGCTCGGCCAGGGCGGCCGATGCGATGGCCGCCCTGGGTTACCGGCGGTGCTATAACGTCGCCCACGGTTTCGAGGGCGACCGCGACGCACATGGGCATCGCGGTACGGTTAATGGCTGGAAGGTCGAGGGATTGCCTTGGGTTCAAGGGTGACCGGGCCGCTTTCGCGTCCCGCGGTCGTCTCCTCGGTCAGGCGAGGGCCTGACTAAGGTCGTCCTTGAGGTCGTTAATGTCCTCGATTCCCACCGATAGGCGGACCAAACCGTCGCTTATTCCGACCCGGGCGCGTTCCTCGGCGCTGAGGCGCTGGTGGGTGGTCGTCGCCGGATGGGTGATCAGGCTTTTGGCGTCGCCCAGGTTGTTCGAGATGTCGATGGTTTTCAGGGCGTTGAGGGTGCGGAACGCCCCGGCCTTGCCGTCCTTCAGTTCGAAGGCGATCATGGTGCCGCCCTTTTTCATCTGGCGCTTGGCCAGTGCGTGTTGAGGATGGCTTTCAAGGCCCGGATAGACGGTCCGCTCGACGGCGGCGAAGGTTTCCAGGTGGCGGGCGAGTTCAAGCGCATTTTCACATTGACGGGAAACGCGCAGGTCCAACGTTTCCAGTCCCTTAAGCAGTATCCAGGCGTTAAACGGCGATAAGGACGGTCCGGTATTGCGGGCGAACGGACGCAGTTGGTCTTCGAAATAAGCTTTGTCGTTGGTGAGGATCGCACCGCCCAACGAGCGGCCTTGTCCGTCGATATGCTTGGTCGCCGAATAGGTGACGACGTCGGCGCCGAAATCCATCGGACGCTGAAGAACCGGCGAGGCGAAGGCGTTATCGACCACGACCCGCGCCCCGACGTCGTGGGCGAGGTCGCAGACGGCCTTGAGGTCGATCAATTCCAGGGTCGGGTTGGACGGCGTTTCCAGGAACACGGCGGCGGCGGGTTTTCCCAGGGCGCGCGCCCACTGATCCAGATCGGGGCCATCGACAAATTCCGTTTCGATCCCGTAGCGCGGCAAAAGATCGGCGATGATGTAGGCGCACGAGCCGAACAGGGCGCGCGCGGCGACGACGCGATCGCCCGCCTTGAGCGGTGCGATCAGGGCGGCGAACACGGCGGCCATGCCGCTGGCGACGCCCATGCAATATTCCGCCCCCTCGATTGCGGCCAGGCGGGTCTCGAAGATGGTGTTGGTGGGATTGGCGTAGCGCGAATAGACGTAGCGCGGATTTTCTCCGGTAAACGCCTGTTCGGCGGCCTCGGCGCTGTCGTAAACATAGCCCGAGGTCATGAACAGCGCTTCGCTGGTTTCGAAAAATTCACTGCGCTGCTGGCCACCGCGCACCAGACGGGTGGCGGAACGCCAGGAGGTTTCGTCTTTTGATCTGCTGCTCATGGGTATGCTCCGGACAAATAAAAATAAGCCTGCCGCGTGGCCAGGCCCATTGAACGAGCGCGGCCTTTTAGCGGGTTGTTTTACGTGGCCGCAAGCCGACCGGCCAAATCACCACGATGGTTAAAAAATGAAACCGATCGCGACGCGGGTCAAGCCTTTATCGTCGCGATCGCGCGATCGCGGGTGGGACGCCCGTGGGATGCCCGTGGGACGCCTGTGGGCGCGCGCGCGGCAAAAGCAGAAAAAAAGCCCTTGGGGGTTTCACATCCGCCGCGTTTGGCCCCATATTATCCCCCGATTCCCCCGCCCGCGAAAACGGCGACGACGGGGCGTTCACACAGTCAACTGAAGGTGCCAGCATATGAGCGATCTTGCCGCGACCGATGATCTTTTTTTCCAGCAAACCGGATTGGCCCGCGAACGCGCCGAAAAAATCGTCGATGACGCCCTGGCCGGCGCCGACGATGGCGAGTTGTTTTTGGAATACCGCCAGTCGGAAAGTCTGGTCTTCGACGACGGCCAGTTGAAGAACGCCAGCTTCGACACCACTCAGGGCTTCGGTCTGCGCGCGGTAAGCGGCGAGGTTACCGGATTTTCGCATGCCTCCAAGATCGACGAGGACGCCCTGAAACGCGCCGGAGAGACGGTCAAGGCGGTGGGGCGCGGCCACGGTGGGACCGAGGGGGCGAATCCCCAGGGCACCAATCGCCGCCTGTATATCGCCGATAACCCCCTCGATCTGGTCGATTTCGAAACCAAGGTCAAGTTGCTCGCCGATATCGACGCCTACGCTCGCGCCCGTGACGAGCGGGTGCGCCAGGTCTCGGTGTCGTTGGCGGGCAGTTGGCAGGCGGTTCAAATCTTGCGCGGCGGCGGCATGCGCGCGGGCGATATCCGCCCGCTGGTGCGCGTCAATGTTTCGGTCGTGGTCGGCCGGGGCGATCGCATGGAAAGCGGGAGCCACGGCGCGGGCGGACGGGTCACCTATGAGCGTTTCATCGATCCCGTCAGTTGGCGCGGCGCGGTCGATGAGGCTCTGCGTCAGGCCCTGGTGAATTTGGATTCGGTACCCGCGCCGGCCGGTGAAATGACGGTGGTGCTCGGCCCCGGCTGGCCCGGAATTCTCCTTCACGAGGCGATCGGCCATGGCCTGGAGGGGGACTTCAACCGCAAGAAGACCTCGGCGTTCGCCGGACTTTTGGGGCAACGGGTCGCCGCCCCCGGGGTCACCGTGATCGACGACGGCACCCTTGCCGACCGCCGCGGCTCGATCACCATCGACGACGAGGGAACGCCGTCGTCGTCCACGGTGCTGATCGAGGACGGCATTTTGAAAGGCTACATGCAAGATCGCATGAACGCCCGCCTGATGGGGATGGCCCCGACCGGCAACGGACGCCGGGAAAGCTTTTCCCACGCCCCGCTGCCGCGCATGACCAACACCTATATGTTGGGCGGCGATGCCGATCCCGGCGAAATTCTGGCCTCGGTCAAGGATGGCGTTTACGCCGTCAATTTCGGCGGCGGACAGGTCGATATCACCTCGGGCAAGTTCGTCTTCACCTGCACCGAAGCCTACCGTATCGAAAACGGCAAAGTCGGCGCGCCGGTAAAGGGGGCGACATTAATCGGCAACGGACCCGAAGTGCTGACCCGGGTGTCGATGATCGGCAACGACATGGCCTTGGACCCCGGGGTGGGAACCTGCGGTAAGGACGGCCAGGGCGTTCCCGTCGGCGTCGGTCAGCCGACCTTGAAGATCGACGCCTTGACGGTGGGCGGGACGGCGGCCTGAAGATCACGATTGAGATTGGGGCGAATCGAACGCCGCGCCCGGGCCCGGACTGATTTCAGAGGTGAATTCCGAACCGGCTTCGAGATCGCCTTTCGGGTCTTGTTCGGGGGGTGGCGGCGTCAGGGCGTGGGCGAACGATTTCCCGACGATTTTGGAAACCACGGCGTCCACGGCTTCGGAGTGGCAGAGAAAGGCCTGGGTCATTTCGGCAATCAGGGCCGGCGGCGATGGCGCGCGCGCGGCCTTGATTAATTTTTCGCCGGTTTCGTGCATCAGGGCATGAGGGATCTTCAGGCGTTGGTAATCCTCCACGGTGAAATAATGCCTGCCTTCGCTCGAAATCCATTGATCCAGCTGGCAATGTTCGGGCGCGTGCCGAAGTCCGAGCCTCGGCAGGGCGCGCCAATCGTCTCGATCGCTGTTGGGATCGGCGCTGCCCATCGCTAGGGCGAAAACGCTTTCCAGGATTTTACGTCGGTATGATAAGTGGTTGACCCAGGCGTTATATAGAATGCCGAGCCCCGACGACGGCCACGACGGTCGGCGGGCGATCAGGGCGGTCAAATCGTCCAGGGGTAGGGGGCGGCTCATCCAAAAACCCTGTGCCTCGTTGCACCCCGACGCCAGCAAATAACGGTAGGCGGCGGCGCTTTCCACGCCTTCGGCGACGGTTTTTACCCCCATTTCCCTGGCCAGATAAATGCTGGAGCGCACGATATGGGTGTTTTTGGCGTCCACGGTCATGCGCCGGACGACGCCCTGGTCGATTTTCAGCGCCGAAAACGGAATTTGGCTGAGAATATCGAGTGACGCATACCCAGTGCCGAAATCGTCCATCACGATGTCGATGCCCATCGCCACCAACTCACGCAGCGTCGCCATGGTTTGCGGACCTTTGTCGAGAAACGCCGATTCGGTGATTTCGATCTGAATATTGTCCGCCGATATCCGCTTGTCGCCGACGAAACTGCGCAGCATTTTGGCGAGATACGGAGAGAAGAGATCCCGCGCCGAAACGTTGAAGGCGATGCGGATGTCAGGCTTTGTTTTGCGAATACGTTCGATATCGTCGATCAGGGTGACCAACATCACGGCGGTGATGGTGGTGATGAAACCGCTGCTCTCGGCGTCGGGTAGGAACGAATCGGGCGAGACGAGAGTCCCGTCGGCGCGCTTCCAGCGCAACAAAGCCTCCGCGCCGGAAATTTTTCCATCGAGAAATGAAATTTTAGGTTGATAGTAAAAGCACAATTCTCCACCGTGCAGCGCGCGCTCAATGTCGTCGTGCGGTATTATCTTTTCGGGCATAGGGCCATTCCCAAATCAATCTTATAAATTTTTCGGCCCACAGACGGGGTCGCAGGCGCCTTTGAGTTTTAAACTTCCAACGCACGGCGCGGCAGTCGCGCCATGCGCGCGGTTTCCTCGCCCCGAATCGGGACGAGGGATCCTTGGCGCCGAATTCCCCAGAAACCCAGCGCCAAAGTTATTTTGATTATGTGAGAATACAGAGACTTAGCAAGGATTAGTAGGAATATTCCTTGAAAATAGGATCGATGTTTCCCTTCCATCGTCGCTCGAACGCCATCAGCAGGTCATCGGCAGGGGTGAGACCCGATTCGGCGATTTGAAAGAGCGGGTTGAGAAAGTGGGTTTCATCGCGTCCGACACCGTCCATTTTGGCGCGGCGTTCCAGTCCGCCGTGGGCGATTTCCAGAACGTCGAGGGCGATATCGCCGACATCGCCGCCGCGAAACGCCGTGGCGAGGGCCGTTTTGGGCACCTCGCGGCGCAGGAAGGCATGATCTTCCCGGCTCCAATCGTGGACGATGTCCCAGGCCTTGGCGCGGGCCGCCTCGTCGTACAATAGGCCGACCCAAAAGGCGGGCAGGGCGCATAAACGGTTCCAGGGACCGCCGTCGGCGCCGCGCATTTCCAGATAACGTTTCAAGCGCACCTCGGGGAAGGCCACGGTGAGATGATCCTCCCAGTCGGAGAGCGTCGGATATTCGCCGGGTAGGGCGGGCAGCTTGCCGGCCAGGAAATCGCGGAAGGACTGTCCCGAGGCGTCGATGTAGTGGCCGTCGCGATAGACGAAATACATCGGCACATCGAGCATGTACTCGACATATCTTTCGAAACCGAACCCTTCGTCGAAGACGAAGGGCAGCATGCCGCAGCGGTCGGGATCGGTGTCGGTCCAGATGTGGCTGCGATAGCTGAGAAAGCCCGAGGGCGCGCCATTGCGAAACGGTGAGTTCGCCCACAACGCGGTGGCGATCGGCTGCAGGGCGAGGGAGATGCGGAACATCTCGACCATCGTCGCTTCGCTGTCGAAATCCAGGTTGACCTGCACCGTGCACGTCGCCTGCATCATATCCAAGCCCAGAGTTCCGCGTGTCGGCATATAGCGGCGCATGATTTCGTAGCGATTTTTGGGCATCCAGGGCAGGGTATCGGTGGACCACTTGGGCTGATAGCCCAAACCGATGAAGCCGATCCCCAGCTTGGCGGCGATCGCCTTGACCTGATTGAGGTGCAGGCCGACCTCCTTGCAGGTCTGGTGAACCGTTTCCAGGGGCGCGCCCGACAGTTCGACCTGGCCCGCCGGCTCCAGGGTGATCGAACTGCCGTCGTCCATTTTCAGGGCGATCAGGTGGCCGTCCTCGAAAACGGGAAGCCATCCGAAGTTACGCAAACCTTCGAGCAGGGCCTTGATGCCGTTCTCGCCGCCGTATTCCAGGGGGCGTAGGGTTTGCAAGTCGTAAGCGAATTTTTCATGTTCGGTGCCGATCCGCCACTTTTCCTTGGGCTTGCAGCCCGAGGCCATGTACGCGATTAGGGTTTCCTTGTTGGTGACGGGTGCGCCCTGGGGCGCAGAGTCGATTGCCATGGTTCGCAAATCCTTATGTGGAGGAAGGGGCATTGTCGGTGGCGTCGTCGATGCAAGCATCGCCGGACGACAACATCAGGTGGCAGGCGAGCGCGACCAGCGCCGCCGTTTCGGCGCGCAAAATACGAGGCCCGAGGCTAACCGGGAAGACGAAAGGCGCTTTGTCGAGTAAGGCGACTTCATCACGGGAAAAACCGCCCTCCGGGCCGATCAGGAAGGCGCGTTCTTGCACCTCTGCGACGTTCTGCAGAGCTTGGGCGATGGGGGGCGCGGACAGGCGTTCAACGGCGGCGAACAGGGGGGGGGCGCCGACCGGCAGGCGTTCCCATTGGTCGAGAAGCTGCGCGAGGGCGATCGGCGCGTCAACGGTGGGCAGCGTCAGGCGTTCGCATTGTTCCGCCGCCTCGCGGGCCTGGGCCCGGAGGCGCGCCACGTTGACGCGGCCGACATCGGTATGGCGCGTAATCACCGGGGACAGCCGCGAGACCCCCAGTTCGACGGATTTTTCGACGAGGAAGTCGAGGCGCGCCTTTTTCAGGGGGGCGAAAATCAGGCGAACGTTCGGTTCGCGTCGTTGCCCGTGCATTTGGCGTAAAATCGCGACCTCGCCGTGGTGCTTGCCCAAGGCGGCGAGTTCGCCTAGCCATTCCCCGTCGCGGCCGTTGAACAGCGCCACCGGCGCGTTTTTTCCGGCGCGCATGACGTTTTTAAGATAATGGCTCTGTTCGTGGTCGAGGGCGACCCGCGCCCCAGCGGTGAGCGCGGTATCGACGAAAAGACGGAATTTGGGGCGCGGCGTTTGATCCATGATGGTGAGCATACATGTACTTGTTGGGGTTTTCACACGACGTTTGATGGCGTATGACTGAGGCCATGTCAAACACCGTGCACGGTCCCTCTCATCACGCGCCGAAAGCGCCTTCCGGCGCAAGCGATATTATTGACGGCGGCTGGGTCGATCGCCTCGCTCCGACGGTGGTGCGGCCCTATTTGCATCTCATGCGCCTGGATCGCCCGATCGGCGCGTGGCTTTTGCTGTTGCCGTGTTGGTGGGGTGTCGCCCTGGCTTCGCGCGGGGCGCCGGATGTTGTTGTTCTGGCGTTGTTCGCCGTCGGCGCTGTGGTGATGCGCGGGGCGGGTTGCACCATGAACGACATCGCCGATCGCAATTTCGACGGCAAGGTGGCGCGCACGGCCACCCGGCCGATTCCGTCGGGCGCGGTAAGCGTTTTTCAGGCGGGTGTTTTTTTGGCGCTGTTGTGCTTGTTGGGGCTCGTCGTCCTGGTTCAGTTCAATGCCTTCGCGATCGCTTTGGGGGCGTCGTCACTGGGGTTGGTGGCGATTTACCCGTTCATGAAGCGGGTGACCTATTGGCCGCAATTCTTTCTCGGGTTGGCGTTCAACTGGGGGGCGCTTTTGGGTTGGGCGGTGGAACGCGCAAGTCTAGGCGTCGCGCCGTTGGTGCTGTACGCGGCGGGAATCTTCTGGACCCTAGGCTACGACACCATTTACGCCCATCAAGATAAAGAGGACGACATCCTTATTGGGATTAAGTCCACCGCCTTGCGTCTGGGTAAGGCGACGGGGCGCTGGTTGATTGGCTTTTACGCCATGACGATCGGATTAATTGGCGTGGCGGGATATTTCGCCGGATTGGGTTGGCTGTTTTATGTGGGGCTGGTCGCGGCCGCCCTGCATTTGGCGTGGCAAGTGGCGACGCTGGATACCGACGCGCCGAAAAATTGCCTGCGGCGGTTTAAATCCAATCGCGATTTCGGTCTCATCGTGTTCGCGGCTATCGTTGCCGGGCGCATGTTTTCCTGAGGTCAGCCTCGGATGGCGGGTGGGGAGAACGGATGCGCGGTTTCTTTCATGGCCGCCGTGCAGCGGGCGCGTAGGGCGTCGTCGTCGATGATTCGCAAGATGAAATGCTCCAGCGCCGCGCCGGGGGCGAACATATCGCGCATCCGCGCGAGGACGCTTTTTTGATCGCGTGCGGGCCAACGCCGCCCCCGGGCCCGAAAGGCGGCCAGGGGGACGGGCTCTCCGTCCAAGGAGAGCGCCCCATGACGGCAAATATAAGCGCCAGGGGCGGTGATGCGCCGCCCCGCCGCATCGTGAAGAACGGCGTCGTCCAAAATCCGATAGGTGTAATTTACGCCCAACGCCTCGCTCAGGTGCATGCGCGCGAGTTGGTCCGCCGTCAACCAGGTGACGTAAATTTCTGCGCGCACGCCCGGGGCGGGATACAAGTTCGCCGGAATCGCGCCGTAGCGGGAAAAATGAGCGCAGTGAACGGTGTCGTAATCGTCGAGTGCG
This genomic window from Varunaivibrio sulfuroxidans contains:
- a CDS encoding EAL domain-containing protein, whose translation is MPEKIIPHDDIERALHGGELCFYYQPKISFLDGKISGAEALLRWKRADGTLVSPDSFLPDAESSGFITTITAVMLVTLIDDIERIRKTKPDIRIAFNVSARDLFSPYLAKMLRSFVGDKRISADNIQIEITESAFLDKGPQTMATLRELVAMGIDIVMDDFGTGYASLDILSQIPFSALKIDQGVVRRMTVDAKNTHIVRSSIYLAREMGVKTVAEGVESAAAYRYLLASGCNEAQGFWMSRPLPLDDLTALIARRPSWPSSGLGILYNAWVNHLSYRRKILESVFALAMGSADPNSDRDDWRALPRLGLRHAPEHCQLDQWISSEGRHYFTVEDYQRLKIPHALMHETGEKLIKAARAPSPPALIAEMTQAFLCHSEAVDAVVSKIVGKSFAHALTPPPPEQDPKGDLEAGSEFTSEISPGPGAAFDSPQSQS
- the ubiA gene encoding 4-hydroxybenzoate octaprenyltransferase, translated to MSNTVHGPSHHAPKAPSGASDIIDGGWVDRLAPTVVRPYLHLMRLDRPIGAWLLLLPCWWGVALASRGAPDVVVLALFAVGAVVMRGAGCTMNDIADRNFDGKVARTATRPIPSGAVSVFQAGVFLALLCLLGLVVLVQFNAFAIALGASSLGLVAIYPFMKRVTYWPQFFLGLAFNWGALLGWAVERASLGVAPLVLYAAGIFWTLGYDTIYAHQDKEDDILIGIKSTALRLGKATGRWLIGFYAMTIGLIGVAGYFAGLGWLFYVGLVAAALHLAWQVATLDTDAPKNCLRRFKSNRDFGLIVFAAIVAGRMFS
- a CDS encoding 16S rRNA (uracil(1498)-N(3))-methyltransferase, with translation MLTIMDQTPRPKFRLFVDTALTAGARVALDHEQSHYLKNVMRAGKNAPVALFNGRDGEWLGELAALGKHHGEVAILRQMHGQRREPNVRLIFAPLKKARLDFLVEKSVELGVSRLSPVITRHTDVGRVNVARLRAQAREAAEQCERLTLPTVDAPIALAQLLDQWERLPVGAPPLFAAVERLSAPPIAQALQNVAEVQERAFLIGPEGGFSRDEVALLDKAPFVFPVSLGPRILRAETAALVALACHLMLSSGDACIDDATDNAPSST
- a CDS encoding glutamate--cysteine ligase, which produces MAIDSAPQGAPVTNKETLIAYMASGCKPKEKWRIGTEHEKFAYDLQTLRPLEYGGENGIKALLEGLRNFGWLPVFEDGHLIALKMDDGSSITLEPAGQVELSGAPLETVHQTCKEVGLHLNQVKAIAAKLGIGFIGLGYQPKWSTDTLPWMPKNRYEIMRRYMPTRGTLGLDMMQATCTVQVNLDFDSEATMVEMFRISLALQPIATALWANSPFRNGAPSGFLSYRSHIWTDTDPDRCGMLPFVFDEGFGFERYVEYMLDVPMYFVYRDGHYIDASGQSFRDFLAGKLPALPGEYPTLSDWEDHLTVAFPEVRLKRYLEMRGADGGPWNRLCALPAFWVGLLYDEAARAKAWDIVHDWSREDHAFLRREVPKTALATAFRGGDVGDIALDVLEIAHGGLERRAKMDGVGRDETHFLNPLFQIAESGLTPADDLLMAFERRWKGNIDPIFKEYSY